Proteins found in one Candidatus Hydrogenedentota bacterium genomic segment:
- the htpG gene encoding molecular chaperone HtpG yields MSERHEFRTEARQLLDLMIHSVYSNKDIFLRELISNSSDALDKRRFEAVRQPELLPEGTELAIRIDTDPAARTLSVSDNGIGMTRDEVRDLIGTIAKSGTQEFLKALREAKDAAASTALIGQFGVGFYSTFMAADRVVMVTRRAGEETATRWESAGDGWYTLEDAERDAPGTTVTLHLKPADEEDGLKDFTKEWEIRQLVRQYSDFVAYPVRMEVERTERDGEGEGAERTVRTLETLNSMKAIWLRGREEVPEEEYHEFYRHISHDWNDPLLRIQAKIEGTLEYRLLLYIPSKAPWDLAYRHMDKARGVHLYVKRVFIMDDCSDLLPEYLRFVRGVVDSEDLPLNISREILQQNRQIQRMNRGVTAKVLGALKDLAEKDPEKYAAFWAEFGRVLKEGLFQDAENRGALLDLARLRSTAGDAETSLADYVSRMQPGQTEIYYLTGDNLETLRRSPHLEGFAAKGWEVLLLSDPVDEVWTGAVEKYGDFAFVSAARGTAAAGTEEERKQEEEARSEREKEDAPLLARMKEALGDRVKDVRLSSRLTESAACLVSDEGDLSPQLERILKAMGQEAPAVKRILELNPDHPVMVALRRRHAEDPDAPVVAEYAELLHGQAVLAEGGQLPDPAAFARRVADLMARAAD; encoded by the coding sequence ATGAGCGAACGCCACGAATTCCGGACGGAGGCCCGGCAGCTGCTGGACCTGATGATCCACTCGGTCTACTCGAACAAGGACATCTTCCTGCGGGAGCTTATCTCGAACAGCTCGGATGCCCTGGACAAGCGGCGCTTCGAGGCGGTGAGGCAGCCGGAGCTGCTGCCGGAGGGCACGGAGCTGGCCATCCGCATTGACACGGACCCGGCGGCGCGCACGCTGTCGGTGTCGGACAACGGGATCGGCATGACGCGGGACGAGGTGCGCGACCTGATCGGCACCATCGCGAAGTCGGGCACGCAGGAGTTTCTGAAGGCCCTGCGCGAGGCGAAGGACGCCGCGGCGTCCACGGCGCTGATCGGCCAGTTTGGCGTGGGCTTCTACTCGACGTTCATGGCGGCGGACCGGGTGGTGATGGTGACGCGCCGCGCGGGGGAGGAGACGGCGACGCGGTGGGAGTCGGCGGGGGACGGCTGGTACACGCTGGAAGACGCGGAGCGGGATGCGCCGGGCACGACGGTGACGCTGCACCTGAAACCGGCGGACGAGGAGGACGGGCTGAAAGATTTCACCAAGGAGTGGGAAATCCGCCAGCTGGTGCGGCAGTACTCGGACTTTGTGGCGTATCCGGTGCGGATGGAGGTGGAGCGGACGGAGCGGGACGGCGAGGGGGAGGGCGCGGAGCGGACGGTGCGCACGCTGGAGACGCTGAACTCCATGAAGGCCATCTGGCTGCGCGGCCGCGAAGAGGTGCCGGAGGAGGAGTACCACGAGTTCTACCGGCACATCAGCCACGACTGGAACGACCCGCTGCTGCGCATCCAGGCGAAGATCGAGGGCACGCTGGAGTACCGGCTGCTGCTGTACATCCCGTCCAAGGCGCCGTGGGACCTGGCCTACCGCCACATGGACAAGGCGCGCGGCGTGCATCTGTACGTGAAGCGGGTCTTCATCATGGACGACTGCTCCGACCTGCTCCCGGAATACCTGCGCTTCGTGCGCGGCGTGGTGGACTCCGAGGACCTGCCGCTGAACATCTCGCGCGAAATACTTCAGCAGAACCGCCAGATCCAGCGGATGAACCGGGGCGTCACGGCGAAGGTGCTGGGGGCGCTCAAGGACCTCGCGGAGAAGGACCCGGAAAAATACGCCGCGTTCTGGGCGGAGTTTGGCCGCGTGCTCAAGGAGGGCCTCTTCCAGGACGCGGAGAACCGGGGTGCGCTGCTCGACCTGGCGCGCCTGCGCAGCACGGCGGGCGACGCGGAGACGTCGCTGGCGGACTATGTGTCCCGCATGCAGCCGGGCCAGACGGAAATCTACTATCTCACGGGGGACAATCTGGAGACCCTGCGGCGCTCGCCGCATCTGGAGGGCTTCGCGGCGAAGGGGTGGGAGGTGCTGCTGCTGTCCGACCCGGTGGACGAGGTGTGGACCGGGGCGGTGGAGAAATACGGCGACTTCGCCTTTGTCTCGGCGGCGCGGGGCACCGCCGCCGCAGGGACGGAAGAGGAGCGGAAGCAGGAGGAGGAGGCGCGGAGTGAACGGGAGAAGGAGGACGCGCCGCTGCTCGCGCGGATGAAGGAGGCGCTGGGCGACCGGGTGAAGGACGTGCGGCTGTCGTCGCGCCTGACGGAATCGGCGGCGTGCCTCGTGTCCGACGAGGGCGACCTGTCGCCGCAGCTGGAGCGCATTCTCAAGGCGATGGGCCAGGAGGCCCCCGCCGTGAAGCGCATCCTGGAACTGAACCCGGACCACCCGGTGATGGTCGCGCTGCGGCGCCGGCATGCGGAGGACCCGGACGCGCCGGTGGTCGCCGAGTATGCGGAGCTGCTGCACGGCCAGGCGGTGCTCGCCGAGGGCGGGCAGCTTCCCGACCCTGCGGCCTTTGCGCGGCGGGTGGCGGACCTCATGGCGCGCGCCGCGGACTAG